In bacterium, the following are encoded in one genomic region:
- a CDS encoding MFS transporter, producing the protein MVIDKRILGLRRNVFFLGLVSFFNDFSAEMVYSVMPAFLTVVLGAPPVFLGFMEGFVDAFASIFKIFSGWLSDKVGARKRFAVSGYALAVIARSFLASVGNIWQVFALRVVDRLGKGLRDSPRDALLSESVEAHELGKSFGYHRAMDRAGAILGPLGAIILLPALGGDYRRLFLIAAGLGVFAVFTFVFVREVKTKEEIVPKVPVPFTFSLRNFSREFKLFLFATFVFGLGVMPEALMLLKASDIGLSFASIPFVYLVYTVSFTVFAIPFGKISDRVGEKKVLIGGFCAAIVSYLMLATFQTLSGVVLGFIVFGLYSAMTDGVGRALTSKMVARAQLATGQGFLQSATGISALLGGVIGGTLWTMFGAYAAFMYGAAFMVIGLFVFLRLNGFHKSESSI; encoded by the coding sequence ATGGTTATCGATAAAAGAATTCTTGGGTTGCGGCGCAACGTCTTTTTTCTCGGTCTCGTGAGTTTTTTTAACGATTTCTCGGCCGAGATGGTGTATTCGGTTATGCCCGCGTTCCTTACGGTTGTGTTGGGCGCGCCGCCGGTGTTTCTGGGTTTTATGGAAGGGTTTGTGGACGCGTTCGCGAGCATATTTAAAATCTTTTCGGGTTGGCTTTCGGATAAGGTGGGCGCGCGCAAGCGGTTCGCGGTTTCCGGTTACGCGCTCGCGGTTATCGCGCGTTCGTTTCTTGCATCGGTCGGGAATATCTGGCAGGTCTTTGCATTGCGTGTTGTTGACCGGCTTGGTAAAGGACTGCGCGATTCACCCCGCGACGCGTTGCTCTCGGAGTCCGTTGAGGCGCACGAACTCGGCAAGTCATTCGGTTATCATCGGGCGATGGATCGCGCCGGCGCGATTCTCGGTCCGTTAGGCGCGATTATATTGTTGCCGGCGCTCGGCGGCGACTATCGCCGGTTGTTTCTTATTGCCGCGGGACTCGGCGTATTCGCTGTTTTTACTTTTGTCTTTGTGCGTGAGGTGAAGACAAAAGAAGAGATCGTACCTAAAGTGCCGGTGCCGTTCACGTTCTCTCTCCGTAATTTTTCCCGTGAGTTCAAGCTTTTTCTTTTTGCGACGTTTGTGTTCGGTCTTGGCGTGATGCCCGAGGCGCTGATGCTCCTCAAAGCCAGCGACATCGGGCTTTCATTCGCCTCAATCCCGTTTGTGTATCTTGTCTATACCGTTTCATTTACTGTTTTCGCGATTCCGTTCGGGAAAATTTCCGATCGCGTCGGTGAGAAAAAAGTGCTTATCGGGGGGTTCTGCGCGGCGATCGTGAGTTATCTTATGCTCGCGACCTTTCAAACGCTCTCCGGTGTTGTGCTCGGCTTCATTGTTTTCGGACTATATTCGGCGATGACTGACGGCGTCGGCCGGGCGCTGACGAGCAAAATGGTTGCTCGCGCGCAGCTTGCGACGGGGCAAGGATTTTTACAGTCTGCCACGGGTATTTCGGCGCTCCTCGGAGGTGTCATCGGCGGAACGCTGTGGACGATGTTCGGCGCGTATGCCGCGTTTATGTACGGCGCGGCGTTTATGGTTATCGGGTTGTTTGTTTTTCTGCGGTTGAACGGATTTCACAAGTCAGAATCTAGTATTTAG
- a CDS encoding RNA methyltransferase: protein MIAILYNIRSLFNVGSIFRTADAAGIEKLYLCGITPTPFDVFDRPRPEIAKVALGAEKTVPWEHARSTAKVIELLRRDGYKIVALEQSKKSVPYYTLRATRHALRKVALIVGHEVKGVAPAILKRCDAVIEIPMYGKKESLNVGVAFGVVAFGLRHHR, encoded by the coding sequence ATGATCGCCATTCTCTACAACATCCGCAGTTTGTTTAATGTCGGTTCAATTTTTCGCACCGCGGATGCGGCGGGTATTGAGAAATTATATTTGTGCGGCATTACGCCAACCCCGTTTGATGTATTTGACCGGCCGCGGCCAGAGATTGCGAAAGTCGCGCTTGGCGCGGAAAAAACGGTGCCATGGGAGCACGCGCGAAGTACGGCAAAAGTGATCGAGCTTCTTCGGCGCGACGGCTATAAAATTGTCGCGTTGGAACAAAGCAAAAAATCCGTACCGTACTATACGCTACGCGCTACGCGCCACGCGCTTCGCAAGGTCGCCCTTATCGTCGGCCATGAGGTGAAGGGGGTCGCGCCTGCAATCTTGAAGCGTTGTGATGCGGTAATAGAGATTCCCATGTATGGTAAGAAGGAGTCATTGAATGTCGGAGTGGCGTTTGGGGTGGTGGCGTTCGGTTTGCGACACCATCGCTGA
- a CDS encoding RpiB/LacA/LacB family sugar-phosphate isomerase, translating to MKIFIGADHRGYNLKESLRAKLLKEGNEVIDMGGSGDPADDYPDFAEKVGEAVSKDSEAKGILICGSGVGVLIAANKIKGVRASLIFEPKQGRDARADEDPNVLTLSADYTTEEKARQIVDAWLSTPFSGVERHARRVGKIAAIEQKNFR from the coding sequence ATGAAAATTTTTATAGGCGCCGATCACCGCGGCTACAATTTAAAAGAATCGTTGAGGGCAAAGTTGTTGAAGGAGGGCAACGAGGTTATTGATATGGGCGGATCTGGCGACCCGGCCGACGACTATCCGGATTTCGCGGAAAAAGTTGGCGAGGCGGTTTCCAAAGACTCCGAAGCAAAAGGAATTCTCATTTGCGGCTCCGGTGTTGGTGTTTTGATCGCCGCGAATAAAATCAAAGGCGTGCGCGCGTCGCTTATTTTTGAGCCTAAACAGGGACGCGATGCGCGAGCGGACGAAGATCCGAATGTGCTCACGCTTTCAGCCGATTACACCACAGAGGAAAAGGCGCGTCAGATTGTTGATGCCTGGCTTTCAACCCCGTTTTCCGGCGTAGAGCGGCATGCGCGCCGTGTCGGAAAGATTGCGGCGATTGAACAGAAAAATTTCCGGTAG
- a CDS encoding type I glyceraldehyde-3-phosphate dehydrogenase: protein MIHTRIAINGFGRIGRLFFRQIFGIPGVEVVAINDLGDIENLAYLLKYDSVYRTYEKKIEVAHPVTNGRGELLVDGKSVIVFQEKDPARLPWNAMKIDVAVESTGVFESFEKSRAHLVAGAKRVVISAPAKDEEQADAKTVLLGMNEEQFKACKVTSNGSCTTSATYPVAAVMHESVGVLKAFLATTHGYTATQNLVDGSTRGKDFRRGRAGAINIAPSSTGAAISVTRVLKDLEGKFDGIALRVPIPSGSLADFTFLAKRKTSVEEVNDIFRKAAKSAQWKGILDVTEDQLVSSDIIGCSAASVVDLQYTKVVDGDFVKVLAWYDNEWGYVTTLVKHVMKVAELL from the coding sequence ATGATACATACACGTATTGCTATTAACGGATTTGGCCGCATTGGCAGATTATTTTTCCGGCAGATTTTTGGTATACCCGGAGTGGAAGTCGTCGCCATTAATGATTTGGGCGATATTGAAAATCTCGCGTACTTACTGAAATACGATTCGGTGTACCGGACGTATGAAAAAAAGATTGAGGTTGCTCATCCGGTGACGAATGGAAGGGGGGAGTTGCTGGTGGACGGCAAGTCCGTCATTGTGTTTCAAGAAAAAGATCCGGCGCGGTTGCCGTGGAACGCCATGAAGATTGATGTTGCCGTGGAATCCACTGGCGTGTTTGAATCGTTTGAAAAATCCCGCGCGCATTTGGTGGCGGGCGCAAAGCGCGTGGTCATCAGCGCTCCGGCGAAGGATGAAGAGCAAGCCGACGCGAAGACCGTTTTGCTCGGAATGAACGAAGAGCAGTTTAAGGCGTGCAAGGTTACGTCTAACGGTTCGTGCACCACAAGCGCCACATATCCGGTTGCGGCGGTGATGCATGAGAGCGTGGGTGTGCTCAAAGCATTTTTGGCGACGACGCACGGGTATACCGCCACGCAGAACCTTGTTGATGGGTCAACGCGGGGAAAGGATTTTCGCCGCGGTCGCGCGGGAGCAATCAACATCGCGCCGTCGTCTACCGGAGCGGCTATTTCCGTGACGCGAGTATTAAAAGATTTAGAAGGAAAATTTGACGGTATTGCATTGCGTGTGCCGATTCCTTCGGGGTCGCTCGCAGATTTCACCTTTCTCGCAAAACGGAAAACTTCCGTTGAAGAAGTAAACGATATATTCCGCAAAGCGGCAAAAAGCGCGCAGTGGAAGGGGATACTGGACGTGACCGAAGACCAGCTTGTGTCATCGGACATCATCGGTTGCAGCGCCGCTTCCGTTGTGGATTTGCAATACACAAAAGTCGTTGACGGTGATTTCGTGAAAGTGCTGGCGTGGTATGACAACGAGTGGGGATATGTGACGACATTGGTGAAACACGTGATGAAAGTGGCAGAGTTATTATAA
- a CDS encoding DUF192 domain-containing protein, with amino-acid sequence MKKQFAIFSLMGILLAAAAFVFSVLPKSREREASERVTIGGAEFVVEVANTAYARMQGLSGREALPEGKGMLFLFDPPASVGFWMKDMRFPIDIVWIFAGSVVGVEANASPDDSPGRTIYYPPQPADAVLEIPAGSAAANGIGIGSAVGRGIVGK; translated from the coding sequence ATGAAAAAACAATTCGCCATTTTTTCACTGATGGGTATCCTGCTTGCAGCAGCAGCTTTTGTTTTCAGTGTTTTACCGAAATCCCGCGAGCGTGAGGCGAGCGAGCGTGTTACCATTGGCGGCGCGGAGTTTGTGGTTGAGGTGGCAAATACAGCCTATGCGCGCATGCAGGGACTTTCGGGGCGCGAGGCGTTGCCCGAAGGGAAGGGCATGCTCTTTCTTTTTGACCCTCCGGCGAGCGTTGGTTTCTGGATGAAGGATATGCGGTTCCCTATTGATATTGTTTGGATTTTCGCCGGCAGCGTTGTCGGAGTTGAAGCAAATGCCTCGCCCGATGACAGTCCCGGTCGCACAATTTATTATCCGCCGCAGCCGGCGGACGCCGTGTTGGAGATTCCGGCGGGGAGCGCCGCGGCGAACGGTATCGGCATCGGTAGCGCGGTAGGGCGTGGTATAGTAGGGAAATAA